The DNA sequence GGTCGCTGCCGGCCTCGCACTGCTGGTGTTCGACGCCGCAGGACAGGACGCCGACGGCTACTTCACCAGCCCGTCCTACGAGCTGGCGACGAACGGGTACGCGATCACGTCAGAGGACATCGATTTGCGCGTGGAGGCCGAGCCGGCCGCCTGGACTCCGGACTTCGGCGACGTCAGCGCCCGGGTGACCGTGACGCCCGACGACCCCACGAGCGAGGTCTTCGTGGGCATCGCGCCCAAGGACGACGTGGATCGGTACCTGGGCGGCGTCAACCACGCCGTCATCAGCCGGCTCGGGGACCAGCCCGAGGACGTCAGCTACGGTCAGATCGCGGGTGAGCGGACGCCGCAGCCTCCGGACACCCAGACGTTCTGGGATGAGTCGAGCGTGGGCGCCGGGGAGCAGGCCATCACCTGGGACGTCCGGTCCGGGCAGTGGGCGGTGGTCATCATGGCTGCCGACGCATCGGCCGGTGTCGCGGTGGACGCCACGGCCGGCGTCGCGTCGTCGCTGCTCGTTCCCATCGGTGTGGGCCTGCTGTTGTTCGGACTGCTCGCGCTCGGCGGCGCGGTCACCCTGGTGGTCGCGGCCGTCGCGGGAGCCGCCGAGCGACCGCCCGGCGAGCCCATCCCGGTGGGCGGGCCCGGCATGCCGGCGGATCGTGTGTACCCCGTGGTGGTCGAGGCGACGCTGGACGATCCCAGCCGCGGGCTGTGGCTGGTCAAGTGGCTGCTGCTGATCCCGCACTACATCGTGCTGTTCCTGCTGTGGATCGCGTTCGCGCTGCTGACCCTGGTCGCGGGGATCGTGATCCTGTTCACCGGTCGCTACCCCAGTGGGATCTTCGCGTTCACCAGCGGCGTGCTGCGGTGGACGTGGCGCGTCGGCTACTACGGCTACAGCGCGCTGGGCACCGACCGGTACCCGCCCTTCACCCTGGCCGACGTCGACTACCCGGCGCGGCTCGACGTCGCCGAGCCCGGTCCGCTGTCGCGCGGCCTCGTGCTGATCAAGTGGTGGCTGCTGGCGATCCCGCACTACATCGTGCTGGGTGTGCTGGTCGGCAACGGCGTCACCTGGACGACCACCGAGGGCACGGCGGGCCGTGTCCAGGTCGCCACGGGCGGGCTGATCTTCCTGCTCGTGATCATCGCCGGGTTCGCGCTGCTGTTCACCGGCCGCTACCCGCCGGGCCTGTTCGACTTCGTCATGGGGCTCAACCGGTGGGTGTACCGCGTGATCGCCTACGTCGCGCTGATGACCGACGAGTACCCGCCGTTCCGGCTCGATGCCGGGGGCAGTGAACCGACGCCGACTCCGCCGCCACCGACCGACGACGAGCCGTCCGCAGCGTCACGTCCGGGCGACCAGCCGGCCGAGGTCTGACAGCCGTCGCGCCGGTCGCAGGTGACCGGCCATCACGTCGATGGCCGGTCACGGTGCCGGCGATCGGCGCGGTCAGCGATCGGCCACGGTGCGCCGCCCACCGGCACGGACGGTGCCGTGCCCGGCGCCCGGCAGCGTCGGCGACGCGTCACGCCGGCGGCATCGACCCGGGTGACACCGCCGGCGGCGCGCCACGCGG is a window from the Euzebyales bacterium genome containing:
- a CDS encoding DUF4389 domain-containing protein, with protein sequence MTATRVTLLVVGAIAGLIGMALVAAGLALLVFDAAGQDADGYFTSPSYELATNGYAITSEDIDLRVEAEPAAWTPDFGDVSARVTVTPDDPTSEVFVGIAPKDDVDRYLGGVNHAVISRLGDQPEDVSYGQIAGERTPQPPDTQTFWDESSVGAGEQAITWDVRSGQWAVVIMAADASAGVAVDATAGVASSLLVPIGVGLLLFGLLALGGAVTLVVAAVAGAAERPPGEPIPVGGPGMPADRVYPVVVEATLDDPSRGLWLVKWLLLIPHYIVLFLLWIAFALLTLVAGIVILFTGRYPSGIFAFTSGVLRWTWRVGYYGYSALGTDRYPPFTLADVDYPARLDVAEPGPLSRGLVLIKWWLLAIPHYIVLGVLVGNGVTWTTTEGTAGRVQVATGGLIFLLVIIAGFALLFTGRYPPGLFDFVMGLNRWVYRVIAYVALMTDEYPPFRLDAGGSEPTPTPPPPTDDEPSAASRPGDQPAEV